One Paenibacillus sp. FSL H7-0737 DNA segment encodes these proteins:
- a CDS encoding GTP cyclohydrolase II has product MTKPDIISILQNKITRIPLENSTNILVGPITLPVNLDGETVTFKWYNWLNTTDAELLGDNSEATAALISKLPSMSLADGQQSSVLVYGDFEGSDEALIRMHSICHTGDIFGSKRCDCGFQLHQSMKMIVEHGSGALFYLANHEGRGIGLFSKSLAYLLQEEGYDTVEANLELGFSDDSRNYEEAISVLQQLRQKPVTLITNNPKKLEALKTAGMNAVKRVALWGDVSSFNEKYLRTKVARSGHLEAVKEGNPIVGRLAK; this is encoded by the coding sequence ATGACAAAACCAGATATTATTTCTATCCTACAAAATAAAATTACTCGGATTCCTTTAGAAAACAGTACAAATATATTAGTTGGACCGATTACTTTACCCGTGAATTTAGACGGAGAGACTGTTACTTTTAAATGGTACAACTGGCTGAACACTACGGATGCAGAGCTTCTTGGTGATAATAGTGAAGCAACAGCCGCTTTGATTTCAAAGTTACCATCCATGAGCCTCGCAGATGGTCAGCAATCCAGTGTTTTAGTATATGGTGATTTCGAAGGCTCAGATGAAGCATTGATTCGGATGCACAGCATTTGTCATACCGGCGATATTTTTGGCAGCAAACGTTGTGATTGTGGCTTCCAACTGCATCAGTCCATGAAAATGATTGTCGAACACGGTTCAGGTGCGTTATTCTATCTTGCTAACCATGAGGGTAGAGGCATTGGACTGTTTAGCAAATCTTTAGCGTATCTTTTACAAGAAGAAGGATACGATACAGTTGAGGCTAATTTAGAACTGGGTTTTTCTGATGATTCAAGAAATTATGAAGAAGCGATCAGCGTTCTACAACAGCTACGTCAAAAACCAGTCACGTTAATTACTAACAATCCGAAGAAACTGGAAGCTCTCAAGACTGCAGGTATGAATGCTGTGAAAAGAGTAGCGCTGTGGGGAGATGTATCTTCTTTTAACGAGAAATACTTACGCACCAAAGTGGCTCGTTCAGGACATTTAGAGGCAGTGAAAGAAGGGAATCCAATTGTAGGAAGACTGGCTAAGTAA
- a CDS encoding ABC transporter ATP-binding protein: protein MTAIQVQDLRKTFKVQKNREGLKGAFADLFKREYTEVTAVKDISFSIPEGEICGYIGENGAGKSTTIKMLTGILVPTSGNLTVGGYVPYLEREKFVKNIGVVFGQRSQLWWDIGVIESFQLLRKVYRVSEQDFKKRLDELVERLQLQELLNRPVRKLSLGQRMRCELVAALLHNPSIVFLDEPTIGLDIVVKSEIREFLKDMNREHGTTILLTTHDLQDIEALCSRVIMLDDGRIIYDGGLEDLKQRWGTGREVQFQFGNATKRQLLELWTEGMPVTWSADNDLGASVWIPLDINVSDVLGRVVGKADITDIKIIETNTDDIVRSIYQSGSADKPEKQAAALKDEREALHV from the coding sequence ATGACTGCTATTCAAGTACAAGACTTACGCAAAACATTCAAAGTACAAAAAAACCGCGAAGGTCTCAAAGGGGCCTTCGCTGATTTGTTTAAAAGGGAGTATACGGAAGTAACTGCCGTGAAGGATATTTCCTTTTCCATTCCCGAAGGTGAGATTTGTGGTTACATCGGCGAGAACGGTGCCGGGAAATCAACCACGATCAAAATGCTCACGGGTATTCTCGTACCAACTTCAGGAAATCTTACGGTGGGTGGTTATGTTCCTTATTTGGAGCGCGAGAAATTTGTGAAGAATATAGGTGTGGTGTTCGGGCAACGCAGCCAGCTATGGTGGGACATTGGGGTCATTGAATCCTTCCAGCTGCTGCGCAAGGTATACCGGGTATCTGAACAAGACTTCAAGAAACGGCTGGATGAATTAGTCGAACGATTGCAGTTGCAAGAACTACTGAATCGTCCTGTTCGTAAGCTCAGTCTCGGTCAGCGGATGCGTTGTGAATTAGTCGCAGCATTACTTCATAACCCTTCGATTGTATTTCTGGACGAGCCAACCATTGGTTTAGATATTGTGGTGAAGTCAGAGATCCGTGAATTCCTTAAAGATATGAACCGTGAGCATGGAACAACCATACTATTGACTACACATGATCTGCAAGATATTGAAGCCCTTTGCTCGCGGGTGATTATGCTTGACGATGGTCGAATTATTTATGACGGCGGCCTAGAAGATCTGAAACAGCGCTGGGGAACCGGACGTGAAGTTCAATTTCAATTCGGAAATGCAACGAAACGGCAATTGCTTGAGCTTTGGACTGAAGGGATGCCGGTTACTTGGTCTGCAGACAACGATCTTGGAGCATCGGTTTGGATACCGCTGGATATAAATGTATCCGATGTTTTGGGACGGGTAGTAGGGAAAGCCGACATTACTGATATCAAAATCATTGAGACGAATACGGACGATATTGTTCGCAGTATTTATCAATCCGGGTCTGCGGATAAACCAGAGAAACAAGCTGCCGCTCTGAAGGATGAAAGAGAGGCTTTACATGTCTGA
- a CDS encoding ABC transporter permease: MLAYRINYYSGILIYSLNIGVNYFTWMAIYGNGDSLGGFTATQMTSYVAVSWMARAFYFNNLDREISTDIRDGSIAIQFIRPYNYVLVKMMQGLGEGMFRFLLFMIPGMAIAMLLFPVQLPTAPSAWAGFLVMLFFSFLINSQINIITGLSAFFVENNEGMMRMKRVIVDLFSGLIVPISLFPDWLSSILKVLPFQAITYLPGSVFTGRVQGVGIWNVLGIQIVWFLALLIPIVWLYHAARQRLFVQGG, from the coding sequence ATGCTTGCTTATCGGATTAACTACTACTCAGGTATTCTTATCTATTCACTGAATATTGGGGTTAACTATTTCACTTGGATGGCCATCTATGGTAATGGGGATTCATTGGGTGGCTTTACTGCAACGCAAATGACATCATATGTTGCTGTGTCGTGGATGGCTCGAGCCTTTTATTTTAATAATCTAGATCGTGAGATCTCTACGGATATACGAGACGGAAGTATCGCTATCCAGTTTATAAGGCCTTATAACTATGTCTTAGTCAAAATGATGCAAGGACTCGGAGAGGGAATGTTCCGCTTCCTCTTGTTTATGATTCCGGGTATGGCTATAGCGATGTTGTTGTTCCCGGTTCAATTACCGACAGCACCATCTGCTTGGGCGGGTTTTCTTGTAATGCTCTTTTTCAGCTTTTTGATTAATTCACAGATCAATATTATTACTGGGCTCTCGGCTTTCTTTGTTGAGAATAATGAGGGCATGATGCGTATGAAGCGGGTAATTGTTGATCTGTTCTCTGGTCTGATCGTGCCGATCAGTCTGTTTCCTGACTGGCTATCTTCTATACTTAAGGTGCTGCCGTTTCAGGCGATTACTTACTTGCCAGGTTCTGTATTTACAGGACGGGTGCAAGGGGTTGGGATTTGGAATGTACTAGGGATACAGATCGTTTGGTTCCTGGCATTACTGATTCCAATTGTCTGGTTATATCATGCGGCGCGGCAGCGTCTCTTCGTGCAGGGAGGTTGA
- a CDS encoding ABC transporter permease subunit translates to MRIIMGMTWKELMRKRVMVLTLIMTVVFLIGFWFIAGTIGQSSMSHGSSFPSGEELLIRFTNGLFILSFGFFFGAFVIAFLAIFSSFSAISGEAEQGVMQALLPRPIPRWKWYAGRWLGYVTLGIGYALILFVSILLITQAHTAIPRDGLALFKSFLLFSSIVPLLITVSMLGSGFFSALGNGVFMTMLYGAGWLGGMIDKVSSSLLSKPEALSTLNNMTGIMSLLMPVDGLQRRMTAELFSINEMNGMFNASNSLFGLDNFTSVPSNSFIVYAIFYTLIAFLIGLYRFQRKDL, encoded by the coding sequence ATGAGAATTATAATGGGTATGACCTGGAAAGAACTGATGCGCAAAAGAGTAATGGTGCTGACATTAATTATGACCGTGGTCTTTCTTATTGGGTTTTGGTTTATTGCGGGTACGATCGGGCAAAGTTCTATGTCTCACGGATCGAGTTTTCCTAGCGGAGAAGAACTCCTTATTCGTTTTACAAATGGTTTATTTATTTTATCGTTTGGATTTTTCTTCGGAGCATTTGTAATTGCTTTTTTAGCAATTTTTAGTTCGTTTTCCGCCATTTCAGGTGAGGCAGAGCAGGGAGTGATGCAAGCCTTGCTTCCAAGACCAATTCCACGCTGGAAATGGTACGCAGGTCGCTGGCTTGGTTATGTAACTCTAGGAATAGGTTATGCACTTATTTTATTTGTTTCTATATTGCTAATTACGCAAGCCCATACCGCAATTCCAAGAGATGGATTAGCGTTATTTAAATCATTTTTGCTCTTTTCTTCCATCGTACCGTTGCTAATAACTGTTTCTATGCTGGGTTCAGGATTCTTCTCAGCCCTTGGGAATGGAGTCTTTATGACGATGCTTTATGGAGCAGGATGGCTAGGAGGAATGATTGACAAGGTAAGTAGTTCTTTATTATCTAAGCCCGAAGCACTCAGCACTCTAAATAATATGACGGGTATAATGTCCTTACTTATGCCTGTAGATGGGTTACAGCGCAGAATGACTGCTGAACTGTTTAGTATTAACGAAATGAACGGAATGTTTAACGCTTCCAATAGTCTGTTTGGGTTAGATAACTTCACCTCAGTCCCATCTAATTCATTTATCGTCTATGCGATCTTCTATACACTAATCGCGTTCTTAATCGGATTGTATCGTTTTCAACGGAAGGATCTATAG
- a CDS encoding winged helix-turn-helix transcriptional regulator: MNDFNMCPRFEKAVDLLSKRWVALIVFVLMPGPRRFGEIESCLSNLSGKVLSDRLKEMEIEGIIERTVYPEMPVRIEYSLTPKGTALAPILGEIGNWSTDWIELGVTN; this comes from the coding sequence ATGAATGATTTCAACATGTGTCCTCGCTTTGAAAAAGCGGTAGACTTGCTAAGTAAACGTTGGGTCGCGCTGATCGTTTTCGTGCTTATGCCAGGTCCACGTCGTTTTGGCGAAATAGAAAGCTGTCTGTCCAATCTAAGTGGTAAAGTGTTATCTGACCGATTAAAAGAAATGGAAATCGAAGGTATTATTGAGCGAACCGTATATCCAGAAATGCCAGTACGCATTGAGTACTCCCTTACTCCAAAAGGAACCGCGTTGGCTCCTATACTTGGTGAAATTGGAAATTGGTCTACAGACTGGATTGAGCTTGGTGTTACAAATTAA
- a CDS encoding ABC transporter permease encodes MKSRLTYRADFWVEVISDLLFQATNFIFILVIFMHTDSLGGWNQNEVVFVYGFFMVPFGVFSCFVNLWGFSERYIVKGEMDRILTRPAHNLFQIFLENVDPPALMGSFIGIIIMAISGSNLGLPFEWWTIPALIILTLSAVAIYTGIYTTLTSLSFYSDAPTGILPLMYNIQTYGRYPVTIYNRAIQVLLTWIIPFAFVGVYPAALFLQREEMTSLALMTPVVGAIFLGIGLLAWSYGVRRYKGAGS; translated from the coding sequence ATGAAGTCCCGGCTCACCTATCGCGCCGATTTTTGGGTAGAGGTCATATCAGATTTGCTCTTTCAGGCTACAAACTTTATCTTTATACTAGTAATTTTCATGCATACGGATAGCCTTGGCGGCTGGAATCAGAACGAAGTAGTGTTCGTCTATGGGTTCTTTATGGTGCCTTTTGGGGTGTTTAGTTGTTTTGTGAATCTATGGGGATTTAGTGAGCGTTATATCGTCAAAGGTGAGATGGACCGTATTTTGACACGTCCGGCGCATAATCTGTTCCAGATCTTCTTGGAAAATGTTGATCCACCAGCACTAATGGGCTCATTCATAGGTATTATTATTATGGCCATCAGTGGTAGTAATCTGGGTCTTCCCTTTGAATGGTGGACGATACCGGCTCTGATCATTCTTACATTAAGTGCCGTCGCCATCTATACTGGGATTTATACAACATTGACTTCATTGTCTTTCTATTCTGATGCACCAACGGGTATTCTTCCTCTAATGTACAATATTCAGACCTATGGCCGTTATCCGGTAACGATTTACAATCGTGCTATTCAGGTACTTCTAACTTGGATTATCCCGTTTGCATTCGTCGGAGTTTATCCAGCAGCGCTCTTCCTGCAGCGTGAAGAAATGACGAGCCTGGCGCTGATGACACCTGTTGTAGGTGCGATATTCCTTGGGATTGGTCTGTTAGCTTGGAGTTATGGGGTTAGAAGATATAAGGGCGCGGGATCTTAA